The nucleotide window TTGTTAGGACTAATTTAAAGCAGTTATTTTTTGACTTTATAACGAAGAAATCAATTACTCAGAAATCAACTTTCACGAAGCCTTATTAATTCTTAAATTAGCCAACCAAAACCAATCCGCCAAAGCGAACAGCCAAAAGCCGATTGCCAAAAGCAACACTATGACTCAAGAATTTTTGGGAAATTCCCAATTCAACATATCAAACCAAGCGGTTTCCGCAAGCTGTCCGTCCAATATCGCATTGATAAAATATTGGGGAAAATACGAAAACCAAATCCCGGCAAATCCCAGCATCAGCTACACGCTGAACCATTGCCGAACCAACACCACAATGGAATTTATCGCTGGAGAAGAATTCTCAGTTCAAACTTTTCTTGCAGGAAATGAAGAACAGAAATTCGCAGAGAAAATCGAAAAATATTTCAAAAACATCGAGCAATATCTCCCTTGGATTCTCAAAGGAAAATACATCATCAAAACAGAAAATACCTTTCCACACAGTTCAGGCATTGCCAGTTCCGCATCCGGTTTCGGCGCGATTGCAAAATGTCTGATGAACCTGGATGATATTTTCACGACTAAAGAACAAGGCTTCGAGAGCCTCAGCCTGACAAAAACCAAAAAAGAAAGTTTCCTCGCAAGATTAGGAAGTGGAAGTGCTTCCAGAAGTCTGTACGAAGGTTTGGTCGTTTGGGGAAAAACAAAAGAAGTCGAAGGCAGTTCAGATTTATTCGCTGTTCCATATAACAACAATGAAATCCATCCAATCTTCAAGAATTTCAACGATTGGGTGTTGCTGATTCACGAAGGTCAGAAATCGGTCTCATCCACTGTTGGTCACGGCTTGATGAACACCAATCCTTACGCCGAAAGACGTTTCCAGGAAGCCCACGAAAACTTTGAAAAATTGAAAACCATCCTCGCAACAGGCGATATGGAAGGTTTCATCAAACTTGTAGAGCACGAAGCGTTGACACTTCACGCAATGATGATGATGAGCGAACCGGCTTTCATCCTAATGCAAACCGGAACGTTGCAGGTCATCAATAAAATTTGGGAATTCAGAAAAATCACTGGTTTGGCTCTGTTCTTCACGTTGGATGCCGGCGCAAACGTTCACTTGCTCTTCCCAAATGATATCGATAACAAAAGAATTACAGATTTCATCACCACAGAACTGATTCCGTTGACTCAGAAAGGTGGTGTTGTGAAGGATGTGATGAGGTTTTAAGAAGTCGGAAGATGGAAGCTGGAGGTCGGAAGTGAAATTATAACGCAAAATTTAACCCGCATTTTTGTCATTCCGTAGGAATCTCAACTGCGTTTTCCTTCTGTGTTTAGATTGACTTCGTCGAACCACTACGTTAGGTTTCCTACGGAATGACAATATTATGGAAAAAGACTGTCTTGTAAACACAATAAAATGATTGAATTTCCAGAAGGCGCTTACACGTTTTATGTTTATATTTTAACAAACAAAAGCAAAACAGTTCTGTATACGGGAGTTACAAACAATCTTCATATTAGATTGCATCAACATAAAACTAAAACAAATCCAAACAGTTTTACTGCAAAATATA belongs to Chryseobacterium sp. KACC 21268 and includes:
- a CDS encoding diphosphomevalonate decarboxylase, whose amino-acid sequence is MTQEFLGNSQFNISNQAVSASCPSNIALIKYWGKYENQIPANPSISYTLNHCRTNTTMEFIAGEEFSVQTFLAGNEEQKFAEKIEKYFKNIEQYLPWILKGKYIIKTENTFPHSSGIASSASGFGAIAKCLMNLDDIFTTKEQGFESLSLTKTKKESFLARLGSGSASRSLYEGLVVWGKTKEVEGSSDLFAVPYNNNEIHPIFKNFNDWVLLIHEGQKSVSSTVGHGLMNTNPYAERRFQEAHENFEKLKTILATGDMEGFIKLVEHEALTLHAMMMMSEPAFILMQTGTLQVINKIWEFRKITGLALFFTLDAGANVHLLFPNDIDNKRITDFITTELIPLTQKGGVVKDVMRF